One genomic segment of Ricinus communis isolate WT05 ecotype wild-type chromosome 3, ASM1957865v1, whole genome shotgun sequence includes these proteins:
- the LOC125369439 gene encoding uncharacterized protein LOC125369439 has translation MVLVLLHGNNRGGKTACEEEDKKQQKKKGSNGESSAQNVQSCAATCFDTHEDNHGALNVFKKHEDDHGASNIFDTHEPDHEDDHGAPIGTTPLGTASIFDNLSPLIPLSQIWALEDFHIHRKKKVQKIQQLKLREKKLSNSQDC, from the exons ATGGTGTTGGTACTTCTACATGGAAACAATAGAGGAGGAAAAACTGCTT GTGAAGAGGAAGacaaaaaacaacaaaagaaaaagggatcCAATGGTGAAAGTAGTGCACAGAAT GTGCAAAGTTGTGCTGCCACTTGTTTTGATACACATGAAGATAATCATGGAGCTTtaaatgtttttaaaaaacatGAAGATGATCATGGAGCttcaaatatatttgataCACATGAACCTGATCATGAAGATGACCATGGAGCTCCTATAGGCACAACTCCTTTAGGGACAGCTTCAATATTCGATAATCTGTCACCACTAATCCCATTATCACAG ATATGGGCATTGGAAGACTTTCACATACACAGAAAGAAGAAAGTGCAAAAAATCCAGCAACTGAAGCTAAGGGAAAAAAAACTTTCAAACTCCCAAGATTGTTGA
- the LOC8262655 gene encoding pentatricopeptide repeat-containing protein At1g08070, chloroplastic: MVVSPSPSPSPFQFIAPAGSSANFHEFPQLLLLSSCKSVREIKQIHASIIKANTTRSTTTLPIISLCTKITSLLQQDVHLADSIQNLWYASSLANFCHQNPVYIFNAIIQSLSTSNNTFTHIFSLYRQMLLIGLSPDTYTLPYLLKACSQSHAFIEALQIHAHSIKTGLSSNLFVKNTLMRFYAVSGFIEAVEKVFDQGPHWDLISWTTLIQAYSKMGYPSEAIAAFFRMNCTADRMTLVVVLSACSQLGDFTLGKKILAYMDHHLFDVHSDVFLGNALLDMYLKCGQPHLARQLFHLMPVKNLVSWNSMISGLAHQGLFKEALHMFRRMQTMGLKPDSVTLVGVLNSCANLGDLELGKWVHSYIDKNHMKADGYVANALVDMYAKCGSIDQAFMVFQAMKCKDVYSYTAMIVGFAMHGKADRALAIFSEMPRMGVRPDHVTLVGVLSACSHAGLLEEGRRHFQDMSRLYHLQPQTEHYGCMVDLLGRAGLISEAEAFTNKMPIVPDASVWGSLLGACKIHAKVELGETVIQKLIEMEPERDGAYILMSNIYSSANRWRDALKWRKAMKQNNIKKTPGCSSIEVDGMVHEFRKGEKSHPKSREVNKLLQEMTHHLRNYELSHRIAIC; the protein is encoded by the coding sequence atggtggTCTCTCCCTCTCCCTCTCCCTCTCCCTTCCAATTCATTGCTCCTGCTGGTTCCAGTGCAAATTTTCACGAATTCCCTCAGCTGCTGCTACTTTCTTCATGCAAATCAGTGCGagaaattaaacaaattcACGCCTCAATTATCAAAGCCAATACTACTAGAAGTACTACTACTCTTCCAATAATAAGCCTTTGCACCAAAATCACTTCCCTCCTTCAACAAGATGTTCATTTGGCTGACAGCATCCAGAACCTCTGGTACGCCTCCTCCCTTGCCAACTTTTGCCACCAAAACCCTGTCTACATTTTCAATGCCATCATACAGTCCCTCTCGACTTCCAACAACACCTTCACCCATATTTTCAGCTTGTATCGACAAATGCTGCTCATTGGCCTCTCACCTGACACTTACACACTTCCTTACCTTCTCAAAGCCTGCTCCCAGTCCCATGCTTTCATTGAGGCCCTCCAAATTCATGCTCATTCCATCAAAACCGGTCTATCTTCCAATCTCTTCGTCAAGAACACTCTTATGAGGTTCTATGCAGTTTCTGGGTTCATCGAAGCTGTCGAGAAGGTGTTCGACCAGGGTCCTCACTGGGATTTGATCTCCTGGACCACTCTTATCCAAGCATATTCCAAGATGGGCTATCCCTCTGAAGCTATTGCCGCTTTCTTTCGCATGAATTGCACAGCCGACCGCATGACTCTGGTCGTTGTCCTTTCTGCATGCTCTCAATTGGGAGATTTTACTCTTGGCAAGAAGATTCTCGCTTATATGGATCACCATCTTTTTGATGTTCACTCCGATGTCTTCCTTGGCAATGCATTGCTAGATATGTACTTAAAGTGCGGCCAACCTCACTTGGCTCGTCAGCTGTTCCATCTCATGCCTGTCAAGAACCTAGTTTCTTGGAATTCCATGATATCGGGTCTGGCTCACCAAGGACTATTCAAAGAGGCACTGCACATGTTTCGCAGGATGCAAACGATGGGTCTCAAGCCTGATTCTGTTACTTTGGTTGGTGTGTTGAACTCATGTGCCAATCTTGGAGATCTCGAATTAGGAAAATGGGTTCATTCCTATATCGATAAAAATCATATGAAGGCGGATGGGTATGTTGCGAACGCACTAGTGGATATGTATGCCAAGTGTGGAAGCATAGATCAAGCCTTTATGGTGTTCCAAGCCATGAAATGCAAAGATGTTTATTCATATACTGCCATGATTGTTGGCTTCGCAATGCATGGAAAAGCAGACAGAGCATTGGCGATCTTTTCTGAGATGCCTAGAATGGGAGTACGGCCAGACCATGTAACACTTGTCGGCGTACTTTCTGCATGTAGTCATGCAGGACTGCTAGAGGAAGGGAGAAGACATTTTCAGGACATGTCGAGGCTCTACCACCTACAACCTCAAACAGAGCATTATGGTTGTATGGTTGACCTTTTGGGCCGTGCTGGACTAATAAGCGAGGCAGAAGCCTTCACAAATAAAATGCCAATTGTACCTGATGCTTCTGTTTGGGGATCACTACTTGGAGCTTGTAAGATTCATGCAAAGGTTGAACTTGGGGAAACTGTAATCCAAAAACTTATTGAAATGGAACCTGAGCGAGATGGTGCATATATACTTATGTCCAACATATATTCCTCCGCAAATAGATGGAGGGATGCATTGAAGTGGAGAAAGGCAATGAAACAAAACAACATAAAGAAAACTCCAGGGTGTAGTTCAATTGAAGTTGATGGTATGGTTCATGAATTTCGCAAGGGTGAAAAATCACACCCCAAAAGTAGAGAGGTAAATAAGTTGCTGCAAGAAATGACCCATCACTTGAGAAACTATGAATTAAGCCACAGAATTGCAATTTGTTGA